The segment AATATATAAAGGCTTTGCTCCATGATTCATAGCCTGATTTACCTCTGCTCTGTTATCTAGTAATAGCTTTGCTACAGCGAGTTCACCATTTTCTGCTGCTACATATAAAGGCGTTTTGCCATCCATATGCGCTATATTTACATCTGCACTATTTTCTATTAATGCTTTTACTATATCACCACGCCTTTTTTGAGCTGCAATCCATAAAGGCGTTGCTCCATCATCTGTTCTAGCCTTATTTACCTCTGCACCAGCTGCAATAGCCTGTTCTACAGCGGTAATGTCGCCTTTTTTAACCGCATTAGAAAGCAGTGCGTCTAATGATATAGAAGAGCCATCATTCGTTACTTGAGATAGGCTAATAATTGGCTTTTTAGAAGTAGGGCTTAAATGATCATTACCTGTAAAATCTGCAGAAACTTTGGTTAAAGGTTTGTTTCTTTGTGTGTTAAATTCTGTTGCTCTTGCGCTTGCAAGCGCAGTTAATGCTAGCTTAAATATTTTCATAACACCCTAAATTTACAATTAATTAGATATTATAACATATTTTATGCTATTCGTGAAGTTACTTTATATAATATGAATAAAAAAGCGTATTTAATTAAAATAACTATTTAAAAAAATCTTTAAATTTATCAAACACTCCCTTAGCTGTTGGGGATAACTCCAAATCTTGATCTAATTCTGTAAGTAGAGATTTTTGTTTAGCCGTTAATTTATCTGGAATCTCAATATTTGCCGTTATATACATGTCGCCCTTTAAAGCTGAGTTCATCATAGGCATGCCTTCGTTTTTTAATCTAAATTTATTGCCATGTTGCGTTCCAGCTGGAATTCTTAATTCAAGTTTGCTACCTGAAATAGTTGGTATTTCAATAGAACCTCCAAGTGCTGCTGTTGTAAATTTAATTGGTATTGCGCATTTTATATTACTACCATCGCGTACAAAGAACTTATGATTTTTAATATTAACAAAAATATATAAGTCACCTGATCTTGCCCCTCTTAAACCTGCCTCTCCTTCATTTTCAAGTCTAATTCTTGTGCCATTATCAACACCTTTAGGTATTTTTACTTTTAGTTTTTTGTTTTGGTTCACTCGGCCTGAACCATGACATGTAATACATGGGTCTTTGATAATTTGCCCAGTGCCTCTACAATTAGAGCAGCTTTGCTCAACCACAAAAAAACCTTGTTGCGCTCTAACTCTACCTGTTCCTTTACATACTCCACAATTAGATGGACGAGACTTTGAGCTAGAACCAGTGGCGTCACATTTACCACATGCTTGGTTTACAGAAAAAGAAATTTCTTTTACTGAGCCTTTAAAAGCCTCCTCTAATGAAATTTCAATATTGTAACGCAAATCAGAGCCACTATTATCAACTTCGCTGGCTCTATTGTTTGATGACCCTGATGCTTCACTAAAGAAATCACTGAAAATGTCACTGAAATTCATGCCGCCGCCACCAAAGCCACCAGAAGATGATCCTCCAAAATTATTGGAATCAGTAGTACCA is part of the Alphaproteobacteria bacterium genome and harbors:
- the dnaJ gene encoding molecular chaperone DnaJ — its product is MSTDYYNILGISKDASEAEIKKAYRKQAMKFHPDKNPGDKAAEKKFKEANNAYEILKNPQKRNQYDNYGTTDSNNFGGSSSGGFGGGGMNFSDIFSDFFSEASGSSNNRASEVDNSGSDLRYNIEISLEEAFKGSVKEISFSVNQACGKCDATGSSSKSRPSNCGVCKGTGRVRAQQGFFVVEQSCSNCRGTGQIIKDPCITCHGSGRVNQNKKLKVKIPKGVDNGTRIRLENEGEAGLRGARSGDLYIFVNIKNHKFFVRDGSNIKCAIPIKFTTAALGGSIEIPTISGSKLELRIPAGTQHGNKFRLKNEGMPMMNSALKGDMYITANIEIPDKLTAKQKSLLTELDQDLELSPTAKGVFDKFKDFFK
- a CDS encoding ankyrin repeat domain-containing protein, with translation MKIFKLALTALASARATEFNTQRNKPLTKVSADFTGNDHLSPTSKKPIISLSQVTNDGSSISLDALLSNAVKKGDITAVEQAIAAGAEVNKARTDDGATPLWIAAQKRRGDIVKALIENSADVNIAHMDGKTPLYVAAENGELAVAKLLLDNRAEVNQAMNHGAKPLYI